One Vibrio penaeicida DNA segment encodes these proteins:
- a CDS encoding P-loop NTPase family protein gives MSIPACNMEIEQIFLQLEKHHCRSFCITSTNCGEGSSSIALALTERHLLAGYRTLFVDLNLKHPSLMSIELPSMLPDASDSPDFTNDIHTANDVDVFEDIEDIENIETFENPKSFDSRDTFDNQETFENFDTNSDKNAIVSNQHTHEPELTGCQHLAIVEGTHEVITGVNAPSEKAEIMGFRQPHMLKQKIELWLKDYDRVIIDTSPISQLNANNIPAETIAGCCDGTVLMLMAGKTNHAELSSAMHHLNDNNANLLGTVINDLHHPSLSDELCRQLKRFTFLPKSLVSKLSMSIRRARFLQVTI, from the coding sequence ATGTCTATTCCTGCTTGTAATATGGAAATTGAACAAATTTTCCTTCAGCTAGAGAAACACCACTGCCGCTCTTTTTGTATTACTTCGACAAATTGCGGTGAAGGCAGCAGTTCGATTGCGCTGGCTCTTACCGAACGACACCTGCTTGCTGGGTATAGAACTTTGTTCGTCGACTTAAATTTAAAGCACCCAAGCCTAATGTCGATTGAGTTACCCAGTATGCTTCCCGACGCGTCGGACAGCCCTGATTTCACGAATGATATACATACAGCTAATGACGTAGACGTTTTTGAGGATATAGAAGATATTGAAAACATCGAGACCTTTGAAAACCCAAAGAGCTTTGACAGCCGAGACACCTTTGACAACCAAGAAACATTTGAAAATTTTGATACAAATAGTGATAAAAACGCGATAGTCAGTAACCAACACACACACGAGCCCGAGCTAACGGGCTGCCAGCACCTCGCAATCGTTGAAGGTACTCACGAAGTCATTACTGGCGTCAATGCACCGTCGGAAAAAGCTGAAATCATGGGCTTTCGACAACCTCACATGCTCAAACAAAAGATAGAACTTTGGCTCAAGGACTACGATAGAGTCATCATCGACACCAGCCCGATCTCGCAGTTAAATGCCAACAATATCCCAGCAGAAACAATCGCTGGATGCTGCGATGGCACCGTTCTTATGCTGATGGCAGGGAAAACCAATCACGCTGAGTTGTCGTCAGCTATGCATCACTTAAACGACAACAACGCCAATCTGCTTGGCACAGTAATCAACGATTTACATCACCCTAGCCTTTCAGATGAACTTTGCCGTCAACTTAAGCGTTTCACATTTCTTCCCAAATCTTTGGTGTCCAAGCTATCTATGTCGATTCGACGAGCAAGGTTTCTTCAGGTGACCATATGA